One Campylobacter concisus DNA window includes the following coding sequences:
- a CDS encoding septal ring lytic transglycosylase RlpA family protein: MSYRKSLNFYLGLSFTLLITGCSWSGAPFTPSGPTNVRGNNSASVQKATMRPYTINGKTYYPTVVSVGDKASGTASWYGPNFHGKTTSNGEVYNMYNMTAAHKTLPMNTILKVTNLRNQKSVIVRVNDRGPFVADRVLDLSKAAAMKLDVIGTGTAPVSMEVIGFNEDINAVTTASAQPTKPTSTGIKVPNPVSPTAPVGGIVISSEQRVVGGDFMVQIGSFKNLEGANRYQREHKSIDGYRSVVKTFTIDGSTIYRVFLNGFRSEDEARDYARSGKFQGAFIVRG; encoded by the coding sequence TTGTCATACCGTAAGAGCCTAAATTTCTACTTAGGACTAAGTTTTACACTTTTAATCACTGGTTGTTCTTGGAGCGGGGCTCCATTTACTCCAAGTGGCCCAACTAATGTAAGAGGCAACAACTCCGCCTCAGTTCAAAAAGCAACAATGAGACCATACACCATAAATGGCAAAACCTACTATCCAACCGTCGTAAGTGTCGGCGATAAAGCCAGCGGAACGGCAAGCTGGTATGGTCCAAATTTTCACGGTAAAACGACCTCAAATGGCGAAGTTTATAATATGTATAATATGACTGCGGCGCATAAGACTTTGCCGATGAATACAATACTTAAAGTAACAAATTTAAGAAATCAAAAAAGTGTTATCGTGCGCGTAAATGACAGAGGACCTTTTGTGGCTGACAGGGTGCTTGACCTTTCAAAAGCAGCTGCGATGAAGCTTGATGTCATCGGCACCGGCACAGCTCCAGTTAGTATGGAGGTTATCGGCTTTAATGAAGACATCAATGCCGTTACAACCGCTAGCGCGCAACCAACAAAACCAACAAGCACTGGCATAAAAGTGCCAAATCCAGTCTCTCCAACAGCTCCAGTTGGCGGCATCGTGATCTCATCAGAGCAACGCGTTGTGGGTGGAGATTTTATGGTACAAATTGGCTCGTTTAAGAACCTTGAAGGCGCAAACAGATACCAAAGAGAGCATAAAAGCATAGATGGTTATAGATCAGTCGTTAAGACATTTACGATAGATGGCTCAACCATTTATAGGGTATTTTTAAATGGCTTTAGAAGCGAGGACGAGGCTAGGGATTACGCAAGAAGCGGTAAATTCCAAGGCGCATTTATAGTAAGAGGTTAG
- a CDS encoding lytic transglycosylase domain-containing protein, with amino-acid sequence MKAMLKIFLLFACSTLLLANAPEKSSYDTQVKILKELDIDASFMKTSHYAKMRQGIQNSQVRTFTDALKNGYMYIPMIKEQIKKSGVPESFFYLAMIESGFSNHTVSNAKATGMWQFMEQTAKIHGLKVGQYTDERKDPVESTVAATNYLRSLKNQFGKWYLAAMAYNCGDGALKKAIQKAGTDDLVTLLDAEKKYLPAETRNFIIKILRAAYIAKDADFLISKESSLLNINGGLRLTKVKVPGGTNLAQIGDSIGLSTKKMKSNNPHLKFVFTPPTLKDYYVYIPENKKQLFSDNFKPFNGKNNFYAYTVKKGETLLSISKKTGVSHRAIKDYNELSTNAVSYNQKLIIPFSTQNKSHNYVVQTGDTIASLSKKFNVSEKDIKDANSLASSNLNVGANIVIP; translated from the coding sequence ATGAAAGCAATGCTTAAGATATTTTTATTATTTGCATGTAGCACCTTGCTACTAGCAAACGCCCCTGAGAAGAGCTCTTACGACACTCAGGTTAAAATTTTAAAGGAGCTAGATATCGATGCTAGCTTTATGAAAACTTCTCACTATGCAAAGATGAGACAAGGCATACAAAACTCACAGGTAAGAACATTTACAGATGCCTTGAAAAATGGCTATATGTATATACCAATGATAAAAGAACAGATCAAAAAATCAGGCGTGCCTGAGTCGTTTTTCTATCTAGCTATGATAGAGTCAGGCTTTTCTAATCATACTGTCTCAAATGCTAAAGCTACTGGTATGTGGCAGTTTATGGAGCAAACAGCAAAAATTCATGGCCTAAAAGTAGGGCAATACACCGATGAGAGAAAAGATCCGGTTGAATCAACTGTCGCAGCTACAAACTATCTAAGATCACTTAAAAATCAATTTGGCAAATGGTACTTGGCAGCAATGGCATATAACTGCGGCGATGGTGCATTAAAAAAAGCTATACAAAAAGCTGGTACAGACGATCTTGTAACACTTCTTGATGCTGAGAAAAAATACCTCCCAGCTGAAACTAGAAATTTCATCATTAAAATTTTAAGAGCGGCATATATAGCAAAGGATGCGGACTTTTTGATATCTAAAGAGTCATCTTTGCTAAACATAAATGGCGGATTAAGACTTACGAAAGTAAAAGTGCCAGGCGGTACAAATTTAGCTCAGATAGGCGACAGCATCGGTCTTAGCACAAAAAAGATGAAAAGTAATAACCCACATTTAAAATTTGTATTTACTCCTCCAACTTTAAAAGATTATTACGTTTATATCCCTGAAAATAAAAAGCAACTTTTCTCAGATAATTTCAAACCATTTAATGGCAAAAATAACTTCTACGCATACACAGTAAAAAAAGGCGAGACCTTGCTTTCTATCTCTAAAAAAACAGGCGTTAGCCACAGAGCGATCAAGGACTACAACGAGCTTAGCACAAACGCAGTAAGCTATAATCAAAAACTAATAATCCCTTTTTCTACTCAAAATAAATCTCACAACTACGTAGTTCAAACAGGCGATACAATCGCATCTTTATCAAAGAAATTTAACGTAAGTGAAAAAGATATAAAAGATGCAAATTCTTTGGCTAGTTCAAATTTAAATGTCGGAGCAAATATTGTCATACCGTAA
- a CDS encoding GGDEF domain-containing response regulator — translation MERILVVDDNKALAKLIVMQMEKSIEDMAIDVAYDFAEAQMLISEHGKDYFMTILDLNLPDAPNGEIVDYVLAQGLCAIVLTGSIDDKTKEFFINKDIVDYVYKGNMDDINYIFQMINRLSKNRQYKVLVVEDSLPFRNMIKKILTSLQFKVLAAAHGEEAMSYFADNPDINLIITDYRMPVKDGLEVLKEVRKEKDKNHLGVIVMTSPSEKTDASIFLKNGASDFIAKPFSKEELICRVNNTIEAMENINKIANFANRDFLTGAYNRRFFYQDIEEYVQAAEELDEPYAFAMLDIDHFKKINDTYGHDGGDKILKSLAKILTDNTKGRDVVARFGGEEFCVVLKKIAKEEAIKFFVNLRAKVAENEVNIKDKIVRVTVSIGISFGKGHCEIDDMLEACDSALYVAKENGRNRVEIAL, via the coding sequence ATGGAAAGAATTCTAGTAGTTGATGATAATAAGGCACTTGCTAAGCTAATCGTCATGCAGATGGAAAAGAGCATTGAGGATATGGCGATCGACGTTGCGTATGATTTTGCCGAAGCCCAGATGCTAATTAGTGAGCACGGCAAAGATTATTTTATGACTATCTTGGATCTAAATTTACCTGACGCACCAAATGGTGAGATCGTTGATTATGTCCTTGCTCAAGGGCTCTGTGCTATCGTTTTAACTGGTAGCATCGATGATAAGACGAAAGAATTTTTTATAAACAAAGACATAGTTGATTACGTCTATAAGGGCAACATGGATGATATCAACTATATCTTTCAAATGATAAACAGACTAAGCAAAAATAGACAATACAAAGTCCTTGTCGTTGAGGACTCACTGCCTTTTAGAAATATGATAAAAAAAATCTTAACTAGCCTTCAGTTTAAGGTTTTAGCAGCGGCTCACGGCGAAGAGGCGATGAGCTATTTTGCTGATAATCCTGATATAAATTTAATCATAACTGACTATAGAATGCCTGTTAAAGATGGTTTAGAAGTCTTAAAGGAGGTGAGAAAAGAGAAAGATAAAAACCACCTTGGTGTGATCGTGATGACCTCGCCTAGCGAAAAGACTGATGCTTCGATATTTTTAAAAAATGGAGCTAGCGACTTTATAGCAAAGCCATTTTCAAAAGAAGAGCTCATTTGCCGTGTAAATAATACCATTGAGGCGATGGAAAATATAAATAAGATAGCAAATTTTGCCAACCGCGACTTTTTAACTGGTGCTTACAATAGAAGATTTTTCTATCAAGATATAGAAGAGTACGTCCAAGCAGCTGAAGAGCTTGATGAGCCTTATGCATTTGCCATGCTTGATATAGATCACTTTAAAAAGATAAATGACACATACGGACACGATGGTGGAGACAAGATACTAAAATCACTCGCAAAGATACTAACTGACAACACAAAAGGAAGAGATGTGGTCGCTAGGTTTGGCGGTGAGGAATTTTGTGTCGTTCTTAAAAAGATAGCAAAAGAAGAGGCGATTAAATTTTTTGTAAATTTAAGAGCAAAAGTGGCTGAAAATGAGGTAAATATAAAAGATAAGATCGTAAGAGTGACCGTCTCTATCGGCATATCTTTTGGAAAAGGTCACTGCGAGATAGATGATATGCTTGAAGCTTGCGACTCAGCGCTTTATGTCGCAAAAGAAAATGGTAGAAACAGGGTAGAAATAGCTTTATGA
- a CDS encoding TatD family hydrolase: MIIDTHCHLDSKVYDFDLEQILSEARNLGLKGFIIPGADINDLPKAAKIAHEKNDIFFAVGVHPYDKENFDIETLREFAKDKKCVAIGECGLDYYRLPKDEEEKLREKADQKRVFLAQLDLAVELKKPVILHIREANEDSFNILKEYAPKLEAGAVLHCYNASPLLLELCKFGNFYFGIGGVLTFKNAKNLVEILPKIPFDRVLIETDAPYLTPEPNRGKRNEPAFTTFVAKKIAEILNLEFEVVCKTTSNNAKRLFKCFA, from the coding sequence ATGATTATAGATACGCATTGCCATTTGGATAGCAAAGTTTATGATTTTGACCTAGAGCAAATTTTATCTGAAGCTAGAAATTTAGGGCTAAAAGGCTTTATTATCCCTGGAGCTGATATTAATGATTTACCAAAAGCGGCTAAAATAGCGCACGAAAAAAATGATATTTTCTTTGCCGTTGGAGTTCATCCTTATGATAAAGAAAATTTTGATATAGAGACTTTGAGAGAATTTGCCAAAGACAAAAAGTGTGTGGCTATCGGCGAATGTGGTCTTGACTACTACCGCTTGCCAAAAGATGAAGAAGAAAAGCTAAGAGAAAAAGCTGATCAAAAACGTGTTTTTTTAGCTCAACTAGATTTGGCTGTTGAGTTAAAAAAACCCGTTATCCTCCACATCAGAGAGGCTAATGAGGACTCTTTTAACATCTTAAAAGAGTATGCGCCAAAGCTTGAAGCTGGAGCAGTTTTGCATTGTTATAATGCCTCGCCACTTCTTTTGGAGCTTTGCAAATTTGGGAATTTTTACTTTGGCATAGGTGGCGTTTTGACATTTAAAAACGCTAAGAATTTAGTTGAAATTCTGCCAAAAATTCCTTTTGATAGGGTATTGATAGAGACTGACGCCCCTTATCTCACGCCAGAACCAAATCGTGGCAAGAGAAATGAGCCGGCGTTTACGACATTTGTTGCTAAAAAGATAGCTGAAATTTTAAACCTTGAATTTGAAGTAGTTTGCAAAACGACTTCAAATAATGCCAAAAGGTTATTTAAGTGCTTTGCCTAA
- the hisB gene encoding imidazoleglycerol-phosphate dehydratase HisB encodes MLELTRNTKETQISMKLKIYGSGVAKISTGIGFFDHMLEAFTKHSLLDLEISCKGDTHVDFHHSVEDVGIVLGQLLKEALYPLSGVERFGEASVVMDEAAVFCALDLSNRAYLVYENFNENAKVGEFDTELVEEFFRAVAINSAITLHLNQIRGKNTHHIIEATFKSFAVALRRALAKNARIGTPSTKGVL; translated from the coding sequence ATTTTAGAACTAACTAGAAATACAAAAGAGACGCAAATCTCAATGAAGCTCAAAATTTATGGCTCTGGGGTTGCAAAGATAAGCACAGGCATTGGCTTTTTTGACCATATGCTTGAAGCTTTTACCAAGCACTCTTTGCTCGATCTTGAAATTTCATGCAAGGGCGACACGCATGTGGATTTTCACCACAGCGTCGAGGATGTAGGCATAGTTTTGGGGCAACTTTTAAAAGAGGCTTTATATCCATTAAGCGGTGTTGAGAGGTTTGGCGAGGCGAGCGTTGTTATGGATGAGGCGGCTGTTTTTTGCGCGCTAGATCTTAGCAACAGGGCTTACCTTGTATATGAAAATTTTAATGAAAATGCCAAGGTTGGCGAGTTTGACACTGAGCTTGTGGAGGAGTTTTTTAGAGCAGTTGCCATAAATTCAGCCATCACTCTTCATCTAAATCAAATTCGTGGCAAAAACACTCATCACATCATCGAAGCAACATTTAAATCATTTGCCGTAGCACTCCGCAGAGCGCTTGCCAAAAACGCAAGGATCGGCACTCCAAGCACTAAGGGCGTTTTATGA